In the Sorghum bicolor cultivar BTx623 chromosome 4, Sorghum_bicolor_NCBIv3, whole genome shotgun sequence genome, TCGCGGCCAAGGACCTGGACGCCGTGGAGCGGTCCGAGGGGTGGCGCTTCGCCGGCCGCCACGACGCCGCGCTCCGGCTCAACctgctccacctcctccacgacGCCGACCAGGTGCGTCTGCGTCTCTCGCTTGTGCCTCTTGTTTTTTGTGTTTTGGATTAAGAAACAAGTTTCCGAGTCATGGCAGCGCCGTATGGATCATATGATCTCTATGACGAGTCATCGTTGACAGTTCTTGATGGCTGTGCTGCTCAACACTGCCAACAGTTCCATGGCACACCAGCTTCTGTATGAGATAGTTCCAGCCCACCTAAAATTCTACTGAATTTTCACATAGTCAGATGCTGTACTCTACTCCTGATAGAAACAATTTGTTTCAAACAAAGATAGCCCAACCATGCTGCTACTTAGAGTGAAGCAATCCTGAATTCATTCAACTTGACACTAGAGTTTGGCCCCATCTTGTGGTACAGACGTACAGTCGAAATTGTGCTATGCTCCAAACACGTACAAAAAATAGACCACGAGTACCACGATTCCCATTCCCTGACGCGGACACGTCAGTCTCAACCATTTTATTTTCCTGGCAGAGAAAGGAGAGGTGGGAGAGGGAGCGTGCGTCGCAGCACGTGTACGGGCAGCTCAGCGACGCCATGGCCTTCCTGGACCGCATCTTCGCTGGCACAGAAGaagcctcgccgtcgccgtgcgaggacgaggacgaggacggcgTCCGCTGGGGGCTCGAGCAGCTCATGCGGCACTTCGCCGCGTGCGGCGGCAGGACCAGGAAGCCCGCCGCCTGCCCGCGCTGCACGCGCGCGTTGCAGCTCCTCCGCCTCCACGCCTCCGTCTGCGACcgcgccggcgacggcgacggtgaCGGCGGCGAGCCTTGCAAAGTTGCCTTGTGCAGGTAAATGCAATGCAGATGAATCATCATGCACACGACAAATGTCGTGTAAAAAAATGTTTCTTTTTTTCGTTTCTTTCTGGTGTGCATGTGGACGACCTGTAGAGGCAGTTGGTAGCAACACCAACAACACGAGGGAACAGTGCACAATTCTGTGGCTGCAAGTGTTTTGTTCCTCTGCTGAAAACGTACtcctgggggggggggggggggggggggggtacagATGCACATGAATGGCATGAAAGAAAATGAACTCTGAAGGACCACCTGACCTGACTACTGTTAATGAAAGTGCATGCGTCAGTAGACAGGAGATAGCATCCACCATAACCTTCAACCTTGTACTAATATCTACCATGACTGTACATGTGCCTCTTTCAAAACCATTTTGTTATGAATCTGAAGTGATTTTTGTTTCCTCTTCCAGCAACCTCAAGGCCAAGATGCAGGAAGAGGGAGTGGACACGACATGGAAGCTTCTGGTGAAGAAGGTGACCAGGGCTAGGGTGATGTCTGCTCTGGCCAGCAGGGAGGTGCCAGAGGTTGTGAAGAAGTCATGGGCGAAATACAGCAGCCGTAGAGCTGCCAGAATTAGATAgatgaaaagaaaaggaaaaaagatgAAGGAAATACTACTGTTCTGTGCATGGCCGACACAATTTTGGTTTATATTGTGTGCTTTGGCAGTATTCCtactgtatttttttttgtgggATACAGAAGTCACACTCTGCAGATGAGTGTAACCAAAGAAGCTTGATGCATGTATATTATGTGGCATCCTTGTTGTGATGTTGGGGTGGTGGCGCCAAAGTTCAGTATGCACCCATAACACATTCATATTGATTCATAAAtttcaataaaaaaataatacataggaTATTGTTTATTGCGTTTTGTTAGTTATAACTTATAagagattttttttaattacacATTACAACGCAGACGCTTAACATGCACGCACACTCACTCCTATGAACACACGTACGCAAACCTTACCCCTATGAGCACATTCGAAGAACTGACACTCACCCCTATGAATACACGTACGCAAACTCTACCCCTATGAGCACATTCGAAGGACTGAGCTAGCAAATCTTGAAGACCCCTATGAGCACATTCGAAGGACTGAACTAGCAAATCTTGAAGTTCACGAAGTCACCACAGGCGCCGGAAAATTCTagaataattctagaataaagTGCCGCACTCAGGATTTGAACCCTGGGTGAGAGCCCCTCAACCAATGGCTTTTGCCATTGCGCCGTGAACCCCTTGACAACTTATAAGAGACTTTCATTTTCACTTGGTGAAAAACTACATGACAAAATACTACTTCTCTGACCGATAACTTGGATCGTTTTCcctggatttttttttaaaacaaaacattTTGGGGCTGAACAACTTAACTAAAAACTCAAACATAGCATTGTATGAAGAGTTTTTATTTCAGAACTACAAAGTTATGACGCCAGATCTAAGCAAACGGGTCATTTTTTATTTTAGCATCTACTTCAAAAGGTTGTAATATATTTTTTAGATCTCTAGGTTTTTTTTGGATTGatgacaagaaaaaaaaagagcctAACCaaaaactcaaatttgaaaagcATTTTAGTTTCAAAGCTATAAAAATTATGATACCATTCCAAAGAATGGATCCTTCTTGATCATTTTATATTTGTGTTAAAAATTATAAGACCTTTGGAAATCCGGCCATAAGCTCTTCCTTATTAATCACCAAGAGAGGATATACAATGAGTCAACAAACGTCATTGGCATACGTAGAAAGTGTTCACAACAAACCAGTGATATTAGCACGCCATGATCTCTGACGCGACTCAAAGGGGAAAAGGCTAGTTCTCAAAATATTAATTCAGAATATGTTTGTTTAACATTTTAATAAATATGTTTTAGAATAAAAAAAATCCCTCTCAAGGTGTGCACGGCAGCTTAAGGCCGGTCTTTCATAAGAGTGTCATACATATTAAATATGATGCGACATAtgtaaaattgctgacttggcagggttattaaatgaagaagattcatcagatgagagaggagtttcatccctataAAACTCATGTGACTCGGTTACCTAATttgtagtcttggtaactgtgccatgaaaatatgcattgagactggcctaattagCACGGGCTATAGAGGCAGGCCAGCTACCTCGTTTGACTTGGCGACCAATGCAAAAGCGTCATGCTTTTGCAAACGCCGAAAATTTTTTTAATGGGACCACGGAGTAtagagagaaagaaaaagggTGCGGTGCATCGTCTTTGGGTTGGCGAGCACAATCCTCGTGTTATGCACAAGTCACCGACCTCTTTGTTGAAAAGGTTAGCACCGATCGAATCGAGACATCGACTTCTCATTGCCAATCTGGTATTACCCACCTCATGGCAGCTCGATCTAGTTGGGTTCATACTGTTCATGTAATCTCTCTACTATTTCAGTTACTGTATTACCCACCGACAGCTACTAATAACGACATTAATTTTGTACGTTAGAGAAGTTAaacttagaaaaaaaaataaaaataatatgtTATTTATCTGAATTTGAAATAGAGTGAGTAGTAAAAAAAGATAGCATGTTCGTTTGTCTAAAAAGTCTTGACTGAAATTAATTTGTTATGATAGAAAAACATTGCTGCTGATACATTCGGCAGCAGGACGATCTCTAAGATGCCGCATTGGACAGTTGTGAACCTCAGTTTCCAGCCAGCGTAGCGTGTAGTATTGTGCCGTACCTGCAGAAGAGGCGGCAGCTAACCTCAGTTGTGAACCTTAGTTTTCAGCAGGCATTCTGTAAACGAACCGCGACGTACATCGTACTGTACCGGTTGCCAACGTCCATCGTTACATGTAGTAGTCGCTGATAAAAGAGAGCAATTAGTGCCCCGTAGTACGTTAATTAATCTCTAGTCAAAGTCCTAATCACTGGCTTGCTTGACCCTAGTCTACCACGGAGCCCTAGATAAGCCACGTGATTTTCACTGCGATCAACGCCGCTCGCTTCTTGGGTTTCACGGTGCGACTGGTGCAAGACATACATGTGAACCGGGAGAAACGATGGATTGAAGCTACTCCTGATTCATCCCGAATTTCGTTCTGATCAGCATTTGCACTAATCGACCTGTCCTAACTGTGATTCTGTGAAGCCACTCCTTAAGTCTCAACTCTGAACTTTTGCTCTGCAACCATCTTCGCATCAGAGTTCAGACATCAGAGAGAAACCAAAGGAAATTAACGGATGAAACGATGCCAAACCTGCTTGTACTTCCTAGGGCTATCATCAGAGCACAGCAGATTCGCAGATGGAAACCAAAATCCAAAACACACGTCGATTCTCCTTACAATGTTCATCAGCAACGAAACATTTTTACTTCTATATATATAACTTCATACCTCTACTATCTATCATCCTAGCTACTATGGTCTATGGTCAGGGGGAGCAAAACTTGTGTGCACTGAGAGACGGACGATTGCACACACGGGAGACCAAGAAATGATCACCGACCGACCGACCGACTCGTCGCCGTCGAtgaactagctagctagcagccTAGCAGGTAATTAAGGATCGAGGCGGTTGTTCCTGGGGGTGTGCCGCCGCGCGCTCGCGTAGTCCCTCGTCATGAACCACCTCATCCTCTTCCTCTCCTCGGCCCACTGCTCGGCGTGCTGCTGCAGCTGGTTCCTGCTGCCATGGCGATGGCGCCCGCCGCCGCTTCTCGCCACCGCCGCTACCGCCGAGCCTTCTCCTTCCACGGAAACCAAAGACAAGTTTCAGCCGCTTCTCGGTGACAGTATAACAGAACGTCAGAACGAACGGGCATGCAGCTGATCACAGTGAAATCACAGGGCGAGGATGTGTGTACTTACCAACAACCACTTGCTGATGGAGCAGGGACCTGAAGCTCAGGAGGAAGATGAGAGCGACCAAGCTCACGACACCAACGAACCTCATAGTGCCGTCCCCTATCGCTCTCAGCAGTCTCAGCAGAGCAGGGGGTGACAGGTGAGCTGTGAGCAGGAGTTGTATGCAGTGCAGGAGCTAGGTCATGTCGTCAGAGCATTTCCAGCAAGAAGTTGACAGGTCAAATGACTGGCAGGAGACATTGTTTATTTCAGAAGATTCAGAAGAGTTGTGAGCAGAGCACAACACCTCTGCCATTTCGCCTTTCTTGGCGGGGCCTTGGGCgagcttaaggccttgtttagttcgccaaAACTTTTGGTTCGGAGTACTGTAGCActatcgtttttatttgacaaacattgtcgaatcatgaagtaactagactcaaaagattcatctcgtggtttacaggcaaactgtgtaattagtttttattttcatctatatttaatgctccatgcatgtaccgcaagatttgatgtgacagagaatcttgaaaaattttggggttttttgcgaactgaacaaggccttgccttgtttagatccaaaaactttttggattttgacattgtagcacttttgtttttatttgataaatattatccaatcaaggagcaactagacttaaaagatttgtttcgtgatttacaggtaaactgtgcaattagttatcttttttatctatatttaatgttccatacatgtgtcgtaagattcgatgggatggagaatcttgtaaagttttgggtttttaaaCAAGACCTTTCCCAAGAACCTTGCATGTCCTTCCTGCGAAGAATCTCTTGTTTCCGGAGCTCATCGGCGAGCGAAACCCAGGTCTCGTCTCTCTCGCGGTGGCTGCGTGCGGTCCTCTCCTTCCTGTCCTGGGCCAAGAGCACATGCAGACACTCACTGCAGAGCTGCTGGCTCAGGTCCCGGAAAACGCCGTCCCCATCAACCAGCGGCATAATAACCTAACAACGAACCAAATGGCAtgcatctaaggccttgtttacttccgaaaaaatttcggattttagcattttcgtttttatttgataaacattatctaatcatggactaactaggcttaaaagattcatttcgtgatttacaggcaaactatgcaattaatttttatttttgtctatatctaatgcttcatgcatgtgttctaagatttgatgtgacggggaattttgaaaattttttgtttttcggagtgaactaaacgaggcctaactTGCTGCACGCACTTGTAGAGCGGTTCTGGTCATTTTTGGATCCATGAAACTAGTAATAACGAAGCCCTGCTCTTTACTCCAAGGCACTTGTTTAGTTGAGAGGTGTGGCTGCTTCTCATGAATCTCAGCTTTTCTCCAAGGCACAGGCATGCTAGCAAACTGTGAGATCGGTCAGCCTGTTTTGATGCAGCTTCATAGTTCATTCTGCAAGAAATGGCCTATCCCCttcttttagaaaaaaaaaagatatatagTAGTACCTTTTCATGCATTTagtccagtctcaatgcatagttttatggcacagttaccaaggcTATAAACTAAGTAaacgagccacatgagttttatgaggatgaaactcctctctcatttgATGAAACTCCTTTGCCAAGTCAGCAgttttgcttatgtgacaccctatttaatatgcatgacactctcataaaacatgcattgatGGTGGCCTTACAGAAACAATCCACTTTTTAACAAAATTACAGTAAATGATGCTCCGTCACCCATGGTAGCTCTAAAAATAGAAATCACAGCAGGGGGGCGTATGTTTTTGTTACCTTCGAAATAGGACTAGTGCCTTTTCAGGCTTTTACAGAAACAATGCACCTGACAAATTGCAGAAACAGAAGTGGATACTCTGCAGCTCGAAAAATAGAAATCACAGTAGGGGCCGCATGTTTTTGTTTACCTCTCCAACTTTTAGCTAGCTGTTGGCTAATGAACCGTTCACCAAAATTAATACATACTGAACCAAGAGCTGTTATTGGTTCCACAGAGATGGACTTACAACAAAACTTGAATTGTCTGGTTCCTCTTTACCGAACAAGCCTGCCGAGACTTTATCATGAGTTATTTTCCTTGGTTAACAATACAAGTCCAGACGGCCAAACAGCCAAACGAGTAGGGCAAATAGAGAGAAAAAACTACATATTGTAGTTACCCGCTGCCAAATCTCAAAGAGCAGATATCACAAACACGATGCCAAATATGCGCAAGTTGATTGGAAAATTGCACCAGATAACATAACACTCTCCACATAAGGATGGGGCAGTTCCATACTATCTCCCCCTGAATTAACAACTGAGCAAATTTGACAATTCAGTTCACACAATATTCAGAAATATCTTCATGTTTAACTAGGCAGAACAGACTCCGGTACTAGCAAACAACTGAGTACCAAATTGACATGGCAGTTCAAGCCTCAGGGTTTGGAAGTTTCCCGCTGCCAAATCTCAAATCCGCATATACAAACAAAGGTAAACAGGGGCCATGGTTTTTACAGGCTACGATAGAAGGAAGTCATATTAAAAGTTTCCTAACAGGAATGTGCATACGTGCTCTATATTACACGCACATCAGGTAGCTCGCAGAACTCCGTCAGTCATAtgtccatgtcaatcaaggcatCTTCCTCTTCACCATCAGATGCAACACCAGTTAAGAAGTCATCTCCTGATAATTTGCTGCATTAAAAGAAGAATATGTCATTAATTCATTATTGATTGTCTTGTGTTCCATGTCAGAACCTTGCATCTCGAAGCAAGCACCTACCTAGTGCAGTAACATCGAAAGCTCACAACTCGTTTTAGCTTCCTATTGTAGAAGAAGTAGTTGAACGACCATCTACAAGAAAAGGTTAGTATCCATATTAGAATGACGATTTAGATTGCATAAGCTAACCATCACAATCCTATCTTAGTTCACTCAGAACATACATGGCCCCTTTCTCTAGAACTGGATCTGCATCAGAGTCTGGGTTATAGCTGTAGATGTCACACTCTCTGATTTTGATAACCTGAAACATAACGTGTAAACAAAAAATACATGGACTAACAACCTCCAAAGCAAACATTATAAGTGAATCCTGACCTCATCAATTGCTTTAGTCATACTGTCCAGAAGAGAACTGCCCTCATTTGTGGCTGCCCATTGCTGAACAGAAGTTCAAATTTAGGTAGGCATATCAGACAGTGAGAAAGGAACAACAAAGTCTCAGGATCATTTTAAATTAAATAAGTGACAATATCCCAGTAAATCAACTACTGTATTTTTCCCTTTTCCGGAATATGCAGTCTGGCTAAACCAACTATTTATATGAACATAGTAAAAAAAATGCAAACCAAAAGATAAAGAGGAAATCATAAAGCATTACCCTAGAAGCATCAGATAAGTAGGTGTCAACCATCTGCTTGAAACTTTCCAACTCCTCTTCTTGGAAGAACAAGTGTGCCCGAACAGCACTGATATAAGTGAACAAATGTTGACAAAAGGATGTTAAGTTTAATCTGAAGGTCGTGCTATCATGAATGTGTGACATGACAGCCAAGAGACCTTAAGAAAGTTAGATAAAACGAACACCAAAGACCAAGGGAAATGGAGAGAATTGAACTCTCAGCTCAAAGAGCAACGGTTATTAATCCGTCTGTCATACCATCTGACAACACCCCCTTAGGCTGGTAGGAAAGGACAAAAGCGGGTTTGCCATATCGCCCAGAGAAAGCTGAATATGGCATTACCCAAATATCCTTCCTCCCAGATTATATTAGAACACACTTGCTACAAAGACAATATTACCTGAAATCATAATCTGGATATATGTGGCCAAGAGTGAGAACTAGATATATCAATGTTTTCCGGCTGGACAAACATCAAACAAAAAAACAAGTTAGGCtatgtaaaaggaaaatatgcatAACACAAATAGGAACTTCTGCAAACATGCTGGGTCAAACCCCAATTTGCTGGATGCCTCAAGGAATGGTGGGTCTTACCTTGATCTGGAGGATAAGTGCTCCACTGGTGAAGAAGGATCACTATCAGCAGACTTGCCAAGGTAATCAAGAATCTGAAAGCACAACAGAGAAGTTAGATTGGATTAATTACAATAGCATGCACCAATTCAAGACTGGAATTGAAACATCAACATTTGAAAAGCATGAATACATATAAACATCATACATGCATTCTTTGTGGGCTTTTAAATGCGAAAAGACATTAAGTTTTGCTTGGACAAGAATGGTGTTCCCCTGAAGAAAAAAATTCTCTAAAGATCCTAGGGAATAGATTGCACAAAGACAATAACAAATGTGAATCTGTGATATCCCATTTGTGACATTCAGTAAATTAAAGAGAAACAATCTCTAGTTtctgatcaatcaatcaaacaactAAATCACATGCTCCCATTGACTAATTCAACACAATGTTGAAGACCCAAACAGCCTATGAGGCCACACAAAGAGTAGAAGATAAAGCCTAACATGACAGGTGGAAAAAAAAAGCATAGGACTGCAGCTTGAAGAAGGGTGGCATTAAGCAATGAGGTTGTACATGAATCATTCCATGAATCTTCATGTATGAAAGATGATATCTACAAAACTAATTCCTGCTAAGCATCAAGGTCACATGAAGAGTAGAAGATAAAGCCTAACATGACAGGTGGAAAAAAAACATAGGACTGCAGCTTGAAGAAGGGTGGCATTAAGCAATGATGAGGATGTACATGAATCATTCCATGAATCTTCATGTATGAAAGATGATATCTACAAACTAATGCCTGGTAAGCATCAACTGCATGGATGAGAGAAGGTACCTAAACTAATTTCACATAAAGTATAATATGAGAGGTTCCCTGACTGAAAAGCGAACACGGAAAGGGAGGCCCCCTTTTGCAATATATaactataaataaataaatgaagcaTATTAGAAGAAAAAGTGAGTGGAAGCAAACAAGCCCAAAATGGGTGAACCAACCAGGGCTTAATGGACTATATCTGAAAGCATCTAACCAATCAAAACACTTTGTTTCACTGTACTATGATTCCAACCAGAGAGGACAAAATTTTCTAAACAAATCACTGTAGATTACACATGATTCATATAGCCATGTTGGATTTAAAAAATGATATCAGTAATGATATAATCCATAGGTCCGGGAAAAGCATGTACCTCGTGTTCTAGGCTTATTGAAAGCCGACGGTCTGTTGCAGTGTGCTTGCCTGCAAATCAATACACCAGCTTATCGAAATCGCACAGTTCATGCTCAACAAAAGATGCAACGGAGCATGTTCCTAGTTTCTTACATGAGAAGGCCTCAAGGTTTCCTCTGATTGTACAATCTCCAAGGTTGAGCTGCTCGAGGAACAAATTTATACTGGAATGGAAACATAAACAAAACTGCAAAATCAGTAAACTGGAGCAAAACGAATCGATTGCATGCAACCAAAAGCACAACGACGGCAACagaaaacaccacgtttacctGTCGAAGGGGGTGTATTCTAAAAACTTCATGCTGGGTGGCCTGTGAACTCATAAAATAGTCGATCTGATCGGACGTGCCTCGCGGAATGGGGTTCAGAACCCCAGCTGTGAAATTAGAATGCCCATATCGATCAGTAATAATCGAAACATAGTTTAAAAACCAAGCGACGAGAAACATAGGTAAACCACAGATTGCAACAGGGGCGAGCACAATCAGCATATTCTTCGGCGAGATTTATATGAACCAGAGCATCCATATCCATTTCCATGCCACCCCCTTGCACCAGGAAGGGGAGCGCGGACTCAGCGTGGGAACAGGTTCGAGAATTCGCAAATTAAGCTGGTACCGCCAGTAAAATCCGGGAATGAATTTGATGAATCGAAGAATCCGCAACAGGAAGAGGGTTTGGGTTCGAGAGCTCACGGCCAAAGCAAAGAACAAAATAGATTCTGCAGGAGAGAGCGAAGAATCTGTGCAGATATAAGGCTTGCTTACCAACGAACCGAAGAAATCAATCGAAGGCTGGACCGAGATCCCGCTTCACAGCGACTCAAAGAGAGGGGAACGGGGACGGGAATGGGGAACGAGGAAGACGATGACGACCTCGCGGACGCGGTGGAATATGCGGTCTCGTCGGCTGGATGCCTGGATCTGGATCGATCGATGCCAGAAGCCCAGAACGGGGGCGGGCTTGAGAGGCTGTGACCGCGTCGCGTGTCCCGTGTATGGTGTGCagttttttaattttattttatttttatttaatagtcAAAGGAAAGGTGTGGTGTTTGTCTCTTCAGTTCTCGAGTcccttgtaaaaaaaaaaaggttctcGAGTCGTGACCAACTCTCTGCTTGGGCATTCGGTCCAGGGGCGGAGCTAGAATTTGAACATAGGAGGGCCGTACAAATCAAGAATAATCATGTGtattaaaatattacatgacaAAGGTGTACATAACAAAAAAATAAACGCTTGTGTTACGatacaaaaaaaagaagaaaaactaaaaaaataaagataaattAATTAGTCTCAGGCCTCTAACATTCACCTAATCAATCTATTTCTTTGGCCAGGAAAAAAATCACAATAAAACAAGTAGTTAAACGGGGGCAAAATTAATTAGCACTAGATCCTAACATTAAATGACAAACAATCAGTTGCATGTCGTTTAGCCTCAGCCAAGACGATCACTTAAACG is a window encoding:
- the LOC8056481 gene encoding BTB/POZ and TAZ domain-containing protein 1; its protein translation is MAFCADFAALRPSPADVRVVTSDGSTIRAHSSVLAAASPVLERMIVGARGRGWDAADCTTVRVLGAPSDAVVAFLRFLYSNPRAAAGAGEWAEEEDAHGPALLALAHAYRVPWLKRRAEAAVAARGLTAERAVDALKLAALCDAPRLYLACARLAAKDLDAVERSEGWRFAGRHDAALRLNLLHLLHDADQRKERWERERASQHVYGQLSDAMAFLDRIFAGTEEASPSPCEDEDEDGVRWGLEQLMRHFAACGGRTRKPAACPRCTRALQLLRLHASVCDRAGDGDGDGGEPCKVALCSNLKAKMQEEGVDTTWKLLVKKVTRARVMSALASREVPEVVKKSWAKYSSRRAARIR
- the LOC8056482 gene encoding repressor of RNA polymerase III transcription MAF1 homolog, coding for MKFLEYTPFDSINLFLEQLNLGDCTIRGNLEAFSCKHTATDRRLSISLEHEILDYLGKSADSDPSSPVEHLSSRSSRKTLIYLVLTLGHIYPDYDFSAVRAHLFFQEEELESFKQMVDTYLSDASRQWAATNEGSSLLDSMTKAIDEVIKIRECDIYSYNPDSDADPVLEKGAIWSFNYFFYNRKLKRVVSFRCYCTSKLSGDDFLTGVASDGEEEDALIDMDI